In Sebaldella sp. S0638, one genomic interval encodes:
- the yqeC gene encoding selenium cofactor biosynthesis protein YqeC: MVKTFKMKYLCEVLGLEKYDTLVVTGAGGKTSFCLTLCDELKEHNRIIFTTSTKMFIPEVKKNYKIYVGDDFLYKELTKNGAYIAGKEENEQGKLLPFSLDEIDSFKEKGDYLVIEGDGSRMRPLKGWNETEPVFVKRTDKTVGVISIKSLGLKINDENIHRLELFLKISDAEKDENVTKKHLFNIINSENGLFKGAKGERILLINQADSEKEFDNALELAELLIKEKMLFDKIIISSLKEKTYCLVSDL, translated from the coding sequence ATGGTAAAAACTTTTAAAATGAAATATTTATGCGAAGTTCTCGGTCTGGAAAAATATGATACTCTTGTGGTAACAGGGGCCGGCGGAAAAACATCATTTTGTCTCACGTTATGTGATGAATTAAAAGAACATAACAGAATAATCTTTACTACCTCTACAAAGATGTTTATTCCAGAAGTAAAGAAAAATTATAAGATATATGTGGGAGACGATTTTTTATATAAGGAATTAACAAAAAACGGGGCATATATAGCAGGAAAAGAAGAAAATGAGCAGGGGAAACTTCTTCCTTTCAGTCTTGATGAGATTGACAGCTTTAAAGAAAAAGGGGATTATCTGGTGATAGAAGGAGACGGTTCCAGAATGAGACCTCTGAAAGGCTGGAATGAAACAGAGCCTGTCTTTGTGAAAAGAACTGATAAAACAGTGGGTGTAATAAGCATAAAAAGTCTGGGTCTGAAAATAAATGATGAAAATATACACAGACTGGAATTATTTTTAAAGATTTCCGATGCAGAGAAAGATGAAAATGTAACAAAAAAGCATTTATTTAATATTATAAATTCGGAAAACGGTTTATTCAAAGGAGCAAAAGGAGAAAGAATACTCCTTATAAATCAGGCTGACAGTGAAAAAGAATTTGATAATGCACTGGAACTGGCAGAACTTTTAATAAAAGAAAAAATGCTTTTTGATAAAATAATAATATCTTCG
- the hydA gene encoding dihydropyrimidinase — protein sequence MLIKNGLIATAGDLYEGDIYIEDGIIKEIGKNLDMDDPETIDAGGKYVIPGGIDVHTHFHLDVGIAISSDDFRTGTIAAACGGTTSIVDHIGQGPRGTTLYDPVNHYHELADGKAVIDYGFHGVIPYEVNDDRLKEMDQLLEDGIESFKIYMTYGQMVHDEDSIKVLRKAKEKGGIIAVHPENNDTVNYLKKYYSENGMTTPEYHPKSRPEECEGEAINRILNIAHLVGDAPIYIVHLSAKLGLDYIKMARDRGQENIYAETCPQYLVLDDEKYKLPGNEGLKYVMSPPLRNKSNQEPLWRAVREGDIQVIATDHCPFLFEKEKVAMGKDDFTKCPNGAPGVETRMPVIFSEGVMKGRISINKFVEVTSTNPAKIYGMYPQKGTIAVGSDADIVIIDKDKEVTITKSMLHENVDYTPYEGIKVQGYPVMTIVRGKVIVKDNEFIGEEGYGKFIKRYKNEELVRF from the coding sequence ATGTTAATAAAAAACGGATTGATTGCAACGGCAGGGGACTTATATGAAGGAGATATTTATATTGAAGACGGAATTATTAAAGAAATAGGGAAAAATCTGGATATGGACGATCCTGAAACTATAGATGCAGGAGGAAAATATGTTATTCCCGGAGGAATTGACGTGCATACACACTTTCATCTGGATGTGGGAATAGCAATTTCAAGTGATGATTTCAGAACAGGGACAATCGCAGCGGCATGCGGCGGGACAACGTCTATTGTGGATCATATAGGACAGGGACCGAGAGGAACCACGCTTTATGATCCGGTTAATCATTATCATGAACTGGCTGACGGAAAAGCAGTAATAGATTATGGTTTTCACGGGGTAATTCCTTATGAAGTAAATGATGACAGGCTGAAAGAGATGGATCAGCTTCTGGAGGACGGAATAGAAAGCTTTAAGATATATATGACCTATGGTCAGATGGTACATGATGAGGATTCCATAAAGGTTTTGAGAAAAGCTAAGGAAAAAGGCGGGATTATTGCAGTTCACCCCGAAAATAACGATACTGTAAATTATCTGAAAAAATATTACAGCGAAAACGGAATGACAACACCGGAATACCATCCCAAAAGCAGACCTGAGGAATGTGAAGGAGAAGCAATAAACAGGATTTTGAATATAGCACATCTTGTGGGAGATGCACCTATTTATATTGTTCATCTTTCAGCTAAGCTTGGTCTTGACTATATAAAAATGGCCAGAGACAGAGGGCAGGAAAATATATATGCAGAAACATGTCCGCAATATCTCGTTTTGGATGATGAAAAATACAAGCTTCCGGGTAATGAGGGACTAAAATATGTAATGAGTCCTCCGCTGAGAAATAAATCCAATCAGGAACCGCTTTGGAGAGCTGTAAGAGAGGGAGATATACAGGTAATAGCCACAGATCACTGTCCGTTTTTATTTGAGAAGGAAAAAGTGGCAATGGGAAAAGATGATTTTACAAAATGTCCTAACGGAGCTCCGGGTGTGGAAACAAGAATGCCTGTGATTTTTTCCGAAGGAGTAATGAAAGGCAGAATATCTATAAATAAATTCGTAGAAGTAACAAGTACCAATCCTGCGAAAATATACGGCATGTATCCTCAGAAAGGGACAATTGCCGTGGGAAGTGATGCTGATATAGTAATTATAGACAAGGATAAGGAAGTTACAATAACTAAGTCAATGCTTCATGAAAATGTGGACTACACTCCTTATGAAGGGATAAAAGTACAGGGATATCCTGTAATGACTATAGTAAGAGGTAAAGTTATAGTGAAGGACAATGAATTTATAGGTGAAGAAGGATATGGTAAATTCATAAAAAGATATAAAAATGAAGAACTGGTAAGATTCTAA
- the moaA gene encoding GTP 3',8-cyclase MoaA, whose protein sequence is MIDQFNRDINYLRVSVTDRCNLRCVYCLPEFSKDFIDESKLLTMEEYFRLIRILGSLGIKKVRITGGEPLVRKGIPGLVKNINSLDSIEEIAMTTNGILLEKYLDELAANGLSSLNISLDILDEGKYNYITRGGDLEKVIRSIEKAIEYKIKIKLNSVIIDDFNKDAIKSLVDFAVDKNIDIRFIELMPIGCGQNLKGISNEEILSIISKDRKTTAANTGGLISGPAAYHKIDGTNTRVGFISPLSSCFCETCNRIRITSEGKLKQCLYYDSKLDLMKMLRTETSDKKLLEEIKNEIYFKNKQHNFTGNPEDKEKEKEKNTMSVIGG, encoded by the coding sequence ATGATAGATCAATTTAACAGGGATATAAATTATTTGAGGGTATCTGTTACAGACAGGTGCAACCTGAGATGTGTATATTGTCTGCCGGAATTTTCAAAAGATTTTATAGATGAATCAAAGCTTCTTACAATGGAAGAATATTTCAGACTTATAAGAATCTTGGGAAGCCTGGGGATAAAAAAGGTGCGTATAACAGGCGGAGAACCCCTTGTAAGAAAAGGAATTCCCGGACTTGTAAAAAATATAAACAGCCTTGATAGTATAGAAGAAATAGCAATGACAACAAACGGGATTCTTCTGGAGAAATATCTTGACGAACTGGCAGCAAACGGTCTGTCATCTTTGAATATAAGTCTGGATATACTCGATGAAGGAAAATATAACTATATAACAAGAGGCGGAGATCTGGAAAAGGTAATCAGGTCAATTGAAAAAGCCATTGAATATAAAATAAAGATAAAACTGAATTCTGTGATAATAGATGATTTTAATAAAGATGCCATAAAAAGTCTTGTAGATTTTGCAGTGGATAAAAATATTGATATTCGTTTTATAGAGTTAATGCCTATAGGATGCGGACAAAATCTAAAAGGGATATCAAATGAAGAAATATTAAGTATAATATCAAAAGACAGAAAGACTACAGCAGCCAATACAGGAGGATTAATATCAGGGCCTGCTGCATATCACAAAATAGACGGAACCAATACAAGAGTCGGTTTTATATCGCCTTTAAGCAGTTGTTTTTGTGAAACATGCAACAGAATCAGAATAACTTCTGAAGGAAAACTAAAGCAATGTCTTTACTATGACTCTAAACTGGATCTTATGAAAATGCTGAGAACTGAAACCAGCGATAAAAAACTTTTGGAAGAAATAAAAAATGAAATATATTTTAAAAATAAACAGCATAATTTTACCGGAAACCCTGAAGATAAAGAGAAGGAGAAAGAAAAAAATACTATGAGCGTTATAGGAGGTTAG
- a CDS encoding ATP-binding cassette domain-containing protein: MNIKIKYAKKRYDDKIVLDVENIDIKSNKIYAVVGMNGSGKSTLINGIAGVEEFSESSITYDGKQFEEVKDNITLMLQNFYIFNDTVRNNILLPVKYSKKKIDFQRNLEKYMKFFNIEPLLEKNARKLSGGEKTKTALFRVLVRDTDLVILDEPTNNMDVDGIKAVEELIMYLKEEGKTVILITHNIMQVEKTADYVLFIDKGKVVECVERENIKNIFDNLSLKEILKVL, from the coding sequence TTGAATATAAAAATTAAATATGCAAAAAAAAGATATGATGATAAAATAGTATTAGATGTGGAGAATATAGATATAAAATCTAATAAGATATATGCAGTAGTAGGAATGAACGGAAGCGGGAAATCCACACTTATAAACGGTATAGCAGGTGTGGAAGAATTCAGCGAGAGCAGCATTACCTACGACGGGAAGCAGTTTGAGGAAGTAAAGGACAATATTACTCTTATGCTTCAGAATTTTTATATTTTTAATGATACTGTGAGAAATAATATACTTCTTCCTGTTAAATACTCAAAAAAGAAGATAGATTTTCAAAGAAATCTGGAAAAATATATGAAATTTTTTAATATAGAACCATTACTTGAGAAAAATGCCAGAAAGCTTTCAGGCGGTGAGAAAACCAAAACTGCTCTTTTCAGGGTTCTTGTCAGGGATACTGATCTTGTGATTCTCGACGAACCCACTAATAATATGGATGTAGATGGAATAAAAGCAGTGGAAGAACTGATAATGTATCTGAAAGAAGAAGGGAAAACGGTTATTTTAATCACGCATAATATAATGCAGGTAGAAAAAACAGCAGATTATGTACTTTTTATAGATAAAGGAAAAGTAGTGGAGTGCGTGGAAAGGGAAAATATAAAAAATATTTTTGATAATTTATCTTTAAAAGAGATATTAAAGGTTCTCTAA